The proteins below come from a single Rosa rugosa chromosome 2, drRosRugo1.1, whole genome shotgun sequence genomic window:
- the LOC133730420 gene encoding uncharacterized protein LOC133730420 produces the protein MVVSSGEANFGYAGRNDIQSSTGVAGDVKANRDKLGVQISSGDGCPVVSGQIIGPVLMALGNGLINATVGQERKKKDENDGLGLFINEASESIRVFKNSYGARFTLLMVCFIAMDIQSKSFGSGFRLLQYSLHLGVLLLCYPTSIITSDPGIVTNGSASPDQTMESSLSQVDKEMELLASGLGHGSTHDSGLLMRVRYCETCKAYIKGLDHHCPAFGNCIGQNNHRLFLILLFGLIATEASYLVCSSLFVAKSGIFDRPSELTLSESLAVSTILFTILQLLWQVVFVIWHIYCVCANIRTDEWIKWKKYPEFQLVIPPKYILQHQFWISYFLQSVC, from the exons ATGGTGGTGTCCAGCGGAGAAGCTAATTTTGGATATGCTGGTAGGAATGATATACAGAGCTCGACCGGAGTTGCTGGAGATGTCAAAGCTAATCGTGACAAGCTGGGTGTCCAAATTAGTTCCGGTGATGGTTGCCCGGTGGTGTCAG GTCAAATTATTGGGCCTGTGCTTATGGCTCTTGGAAATGGGCTCATCAATGCTACTGTGGGCCaggaaaggaagaagaaggatgaAAATGATGGGCTTGGGCTCTTCATTAACGAAGCATCCGAGTCCATTCGAGTCTTCAAAAACAGCTATGGGGCTCGCTTCACTCTACT TATGGTTTGCTTTATTGCCATGGACATCCAG AGCAAAAGCTTCGGCTCCGGCTTTCGTCTTCTTCAATATTCTCTTCATTTGGGGGTTTTACTTCTCTGTTATCCGACCAG TATCATAACAAGTGACCCTGGCATTGTTACAAATGGGTCTGCCTCTCCAGACCAGACTATGGAGAGCTCACTTTCTCAAGTTGATAAG GAGATGGAGCTCTTAGCAAGTGGTTTAGGCCATGGATCAACTCAT GATTCAGGTTTGTTGATGAGGGTTAGATATTGCGAAACCTGCAAGGCATACATAAAGGGTCTTGACCATCATTGTCCTGCTTTTGGAAATTGTATAG GCCAAAATAATCATCGCCTTTTCTTAATTCTTCTGTTTGGACTTATTGCTACCGAAGCTTCTTATCTAGTGTGCTCATCACTCT TTGTGGCCAAATCCGGGATCTTTGATAGACCCTCAGAG CTTACTCTTTCTGAAAGTCTGGCTGTTAGCACAATTCTGTTCACCATTCTCCAACTGCTATGGCAG GTGGTGTTTGTGATATGGCACATATATTGTGTATGCGCGAACATTAGAACTGATGAGTGG ATAAAATGGAAGAAGTATCCAGAGTTCCAACTTGTTATTCCACCCAAATATATTTTGCAGCACCAATTCTGGATCTCATATTTCTTGCAATCTGTATGCTGA
- the LOC133728580 gene encoding U-box domain-containing protein 13 isoform X1 → MEEDKSALVQNLIEIVNEIASISDYRCTVKKQYCNLARRLKLLTPMFEEIRDLKEAVLPEDTVKALVSFREALESAKELLRFGSESSKIYLVLEREQTMNKFHEVTARLEQTLSGISYEELDISDEVKEQVELVLAQFRRAKGRVDLPDVELYEDLSYLYNRNDAATDPAVFRRLVEKLQLAGIGELTQESLALHEMVASSGGDPGASIEKMSMLLKKIKDFVQTENPNMDAPATEKSVVATSSGQASTDRYRKAPVIPDDFRCPISLELMKDPVIVSTGQTYERSCIEKWLEQGHGTCPKTQQTLSSTSLTPNYVLRSLIAQWCEENGIEVPKRPNRPNKTASACSPAERTKIENLLHKLTSANPEDQRSAAGEIRLLAKRNADNRVAIAEAGAIPLLVGLLLTPDSRTQEHAVTALLNLSICEDNKGSIISGGAVPGIVHVLKHGGMEARENAAATLFSLSVVDENKVRIGASGAIPPLVTLLSEGTQRGKKDAATALFNLCIYQGNKGKAVRAGVVSTLMELLTETGGGMVDEALAILAILASHPEGKAAIGAAEAVPVLVEVIGTGSPRNRENAAAVLVHLCSGDPQHLVDAQELGVMGSLLDLAQNGTDRGKRKAAQLLERMNRFIEQQAQAEAEVETETEVEVEAVIEPRPLAQSETQQPQPLSAVNADDS, encoded by the exons ATGGAAGAAGATAAAAGTGCTCTGGTGCAGAACCTGATTGAGATAGTCAACGAAATAGCTTCGATCTCCGACTACAGATGCACGGTGAAGAAGCAGTACTGTAATTTGGCGAGGAGGTTGAAGCTATTGACTCCAATGTTCGAGGAGATTAGGGATTTGAAAGAGGCGGTGCTGCCTGAGGACACTGTGAAAGCTTTGGTTTCGTTCAGGGAAGCGCTGGAATCGGCTAAGGAGTTGCTCAGATTCGGCAGCGAAAGCAGCAAGATTTACCTG GTCCTGGAAAGAGAGCAAACTATGAATAAGTTCCATGAGGTGACAGCTCGATTGGAACAAACTTTAAGTGGAATTTCCTACGAAGAGCTTGATATATCAGATGAAGTGAAGGAACAG GTTGAGCTTGTGCTTGCTCAGTTTAGAAGGGCCAAAGGAAGAGTTGATTTACCCGATGTTGAGCTATATGAGGATCTCTCATACCTTTACAATAGAAATGATGCAGCAACAGATCCAGCAGTCTTTAGACGACTGGTTGAAAAGTTACAATTGGCAGGGATAGGTGAACTTACACAAGAGTCACTAGCATTGCATGAGATGGTTGCCTCTAGTGGTGGGGATCCTGGAGCAAGCATTGAGAAAATGTCAATGCTATTGAAAAAGATTAAGGATTTTGTACAAACAGAAAATCCCAACATGGATGCTCCTGCTACAGAAAAGAGTGTCGTTGCAACTTCCAGCGGACAAGCATCCACTGACAGGTATCGCAAGGCCCCAGTTATACCTGATGATTTTCGATGTCCAATATCATTGGAATTGATGAAGGATCCAGTCATTGTTTCAACGGGGCAG ACATATGAACGTTCCTGTATTGAGAAGTGGCTGGAACAAGGGCATGGTACATGTCCGAAAACACAACAGACCCTCTCTAGCACCAGTCTCACACCGAACTATGTTTTACGTAGCCTTATAGCCCAGTGGTGTGAGGAAAATGGTATTGAAGTGCCAAAAAGGCCCAATCGACCCAATAAAACTGCATCTGCTTGCTCGCCCGCGGAACGTACTAAGATTGAAAATCTTCTTCACAAACTAACATCAGCAAACCCTGAAGACCAAAGGTCTGCTGCTGGTGAAATCCGCCTTCTTGCCAAGCGTAATGCAGATAATCGTGTGGCTATTGCTGAAGCTGGTGCAATCCCCCTACTTGTAGGGCTGCTTTTAACCCCTGATTCCCGCACCCAAGAGCATGCTGTGACAGCGCTTCTCAACCTTTCAATATGTGAGGATAACAAAGGAAGCATCATTTCCGGTGGAGCAGTTCCTGGTATTGTTCATGTGCTCAAGCACGGTGGCATGGAAGCACGGGAAAATGCAGCGGCAACCCTTTTCAGCCTTTCTGTTGTGGATGAAAACAAGGTTAGAATTGGTGCTTCGGGAGCCATTCCGCCACTTGTTACACTGCTGAGTGAAGGTACTCAAAGGGGGAAAAAGGATGCTGCAACAGCACTATTTAACTTGTGCATTTATCAGGGGAACAAGGGGAAAGCAGTAAGGGCTGGTGTTGTTTCAACACTAATGGAGCTGCTAACCGAAACTGGAGGGGGAATGGTGGATGAAGCACTGGCCATTCTAGCAATACTAGCTAGCCATCCTGAAGGGAAAGCAGCCATTGGAGCTGCCGAGGCAGTGCCGGTTTTGGTTGAAGTCATTGGGACTGGATCTCCCCGAAACCGAGAAAATGCAGCTGCAGTTTTGGTGCACCTTTGTTCTGGGGACCCACAACATTTAGTGGATGCTCAGGAACTAGGAGTGATGGGTTCATTATTGGATTTGGCACAAAATGGCACAGACAGAGGCAAGAGAAAGGCCGCACAGTTGCTTGAGAGAATGAATCGGTTTATTGAGCAGCAAGCTCAAGCTGAGGCTGAAGTTGAGACTGAGACTGAGGTCGAGGTTGAGGCTGTGATTGAACCTCGGCCACTGGCACAATCTGAGACCCAGCAGCCACAGCCACTGTCTGCAGTGAACGCAGATGACAGCTGA
- the LOC133728580 gene encoding U-box domain-containing protein 13 isoform X2, producing MNKFHEVTARLEQTLSGISYEELDISDEVKEQVELVLAQFRRAKGRVDLPDVELYEDLSYLYNRNDAATDPAVFRRLVEKLQLAGIGELTQESLALHEMVASSGGDPGASIEKMSMLLKKIKDFVQTENPNMDAPATEKSVVATSSGQASTDRYRKAPVIPDDFRCPISLELMKDPVIVSTGQTYERSCIEKWLEQGHGTCPKTQQTLSSTSLTPNYVLRSLIAQWCEENGIEVPKRPNRPNKTASACSPAERTKIENLLHKLTSANPEDQRSAAGEIRLLAKRNADNRVAIAEAGAIPLLVGLLLTPDSRTQEHAVTALLNLSICEDNKGSIISGGAVPGIVHVLKHGGMEARENAAATLFSLSVVDENKVRIGASGAIPPLVTLLSEGTQRGKKDAATALFNLCIYQGNKGKAVRAGVVSTLMELLTETGGGMVDEALAILAILASHPEGKAAIGAAEAVPVLVEVIGTGSPRNRENAAAVLVHLCSGDPQHLVDAQELGVMGSLLDLAQNGTDRGKRKAAQLLERMNRFIEQQAQAEAEVETETEVEVEAVIEPRPLAQSETQQPQPLSAVNADDS from the exons ATGAATAAGTTCCATGAGGTGACAGCTCGATTGGAACAAACTTTAAGTGGAATTTCCTACGAAGAGCTTGATATATCAGATGAAGTGAAGGAACAG GTTGAGCTTGTGCTTGCTCAGTTTAGAAGGGCCAAAGGAAGAGTTGATTTACCCGATGTTGAGCTATATGAGGATCTCTCATACCTTTACAATAGAAATGATGCAGCAACAGATCCAGCAGTCTTTAGACGACTGGTTGAAAAGTTACAATTGGCAGGGATAGGTGAACTTACACAAGAGTCACTAGCATTGCATGAGATGGTTGCCTCTAGTGGTGGGGATCCTGGAGCAAGCATTGAGAAAATGTCAATGCTATTGAAAAAGATTAAGGATTTTGTACAAACAGAAAATCCCAACATGGATGCTCCTGCTACAGAAAAGAGTGTCGTTGCAACTTCCAGCGGACAAGCATCCACTGACAGGTATCGCAAGGCCCCAGTTATACCTGATGATTTTCGATGTCCAATATCATTGGAATTGATGAAGGATCCAGTCATTGTTTCAACGGGGCAG ACATATGAACGTTCCTGTATTGAGAAGTGGCTGGAACAAGGGCATGGTACATGTCCGAAAACACAACAGACCCTCTCTAGCACCAGTCTCACACCGAACTATGTTTTACGTAGCCTTATAGCCCAGTGGTGTGAGGAAAATGGTATTGAAGTGCCAAAAAGGCCCAATCGACCCAATAAAACTGCATCTGCTTGCTCGCCCGCGGAACGTACTAAGATTGAAAATCTTCTTCACAAACTAACATCAGCAAACCCTGAAGACCAAAGGTCTGCTGCTGGTGAAATCCGCCTTCTTGCCAAGCGTAATGCAGATAATCGTGTGGCTATTGCTGAAGCTGGTGCAATCCCCCTACTTGTAGGGCTGCTTTTAACCCCTGATTCCCGCACCCAAGAGCATGCTGTGACAGCGCTTCTCAACCTTTCAATATGTGAGGATAACAAAGGAAGCATCATTTCCGGTGGAGCAGTTCCTGGTATTGTTCATGTGCTCAAGCACGGTGGCATGGAAGCACGGGAAAATGCAGCGGCAACCCTTTTCAGCCTTTCTGTTGTGGATGAAAACAAGGTTAGAATTGGTGCTTCGGGAGCCATTCCGCCACTTGTTACACTGCTGAGTGAAGGTACTCAAAGGGGGAAAAAGGATGCTGCAACAGCACTATTTAACTTGTGCATTTATCAGGGGAACAAGGGGAAAGCAGTAAGGGCTGGTGTTGTTTCAACACTAATGGAGCTGCTAACCGAAACTGGAGGGGGAATGGTGGATGAAGCACTGGCCATTCTAGCAATACTAGCTAGCCATCCTGAAGGGAAAGCAGCCATTGGAGCTGCCGAGGCAGTGCCGGTTTTGGTTGAAGTCATTGGGACTGGATCTCCCCGAAACCGAGAAAATGCAGCTGCAGTTTTGGTGCACCTTTGTTCTGGGGACCCACAACATTTAGTGGATGCTCAGGAACTAGGAGTGATGGGTTCATTATTGGATTTGGCACAAAATGGCACAGACAGAGGCAAGAGAAAGGCCGCACAGTTGCTTGAGAGAATGAATCGGTTTATTGAGCAGCAAGCTCAAGCTGAGGCTGAAGTTGAGACTGAGACTGAGGTCGAGGTTGAGGCTGTGATTGAACCTCGGCCACTGGCACAATCTGAGACCCAGCAGCCACAGCCACTGTCTGCAGTGAACGCAGATGACAGCTGA